A genomic region of Candidatus Obscuribacterales bacterium contains the following coding sequences:
- a CDS encoding DUF2996 domain-containing protein encodes MSDDTKTTPAKSDGAKAKKEKPPKLEDKPFEEFITQHFMPNLKETLGNQGIQDIELSFVQAKLPVNGLSDSPDCWQVLGRWDKGQRQFSIGFSKPDISAAKFFCAADSKSQPSTLESFMIDERRVTL; translated from the coding sequence ATGTCAGACGATACTAAAACCACCCCAGCTAAGTCAGACGGCGCTAAGGCCAAGAAGGAAAAGCCACCTAAGCTAGAGGACAAACCCTTCGAGGAATTTATCACGCAACACTTCATGCCCAACCTAAAGGAAACGCTAGGTAATCAAGGCATTCAAGATATTGAACTATCCTTCGTGCAGGCGAAGCTGCCCGTGAATGGGCTCAGCGATAGCCCAGACTGTTGGCAAGTCTTGGGCCGTTGGGATAAGGGTCAACGGCAATTTTCCATTGGGTTTTCTAAGCCTGATATTTCCGCAGCCAAGTTTTTCTGCGCCGCTGACTCCAAGTCTCAGCCCAGCACCCTAGAGTCGTTCATGATTGATGAACGGCGGGTAACGCTTGA